In Brettanomyces nanus chromosome 3, complete sequence, a single genomic region encodes these proteins:
- a CDS encoding uncharacterized protein (BUSCO:EOG09343H0T~MEROPS:MER0000549) gives MIVFDINNYDNDVTTFSPTGRIFQVEYALEAIKQGSAAVGLVSKTHVVLVALKRNAEELGSYQKKVIKIDEHMGVALAGLAPDARVLSNFLRQQAMTSKMVFNRPLNMAKAVYSIADKAQENTQSAGGRPYGVGLLVAGVDETGPHLYEFQPSGSVLEYFGAAIGARSQAARTFLEDKFKEFPDASRDKLIEYGLTALRDTLAQDKELNLHNTTVAVVGKDEPFTVYDDEDVEKYLGMLDSLTNKRHRDEGEGEGEGEGESEGEGGEGAEATGAAETTDAAETTDAAETTETTQVTTDTMDTD, from the exons ATG ATCGTGTTTGACAT AAACAATTACGATAACGACGTCACCACATTTTCGCCCACTGGCCGTATATTTCAGGTGGAATACGCCCTTGAAGCTATAAAGCAGGGCTCTGCTGCTGTGGGTTTGGTGTCCAAGACTCACGTTGTTTTGGTggctttgaaaagaaatgcTGAGGAATTGGGATCATATCAAAAGAAGGTCATCAAGATTGATGAACATATGGGAGTTGCTCTTGCAGGTTTAGCTCCTGACGCAAGAGTGTTGTCCAACTTCCTTCGTCAACAGGCAATGACATCCAAGATGGTGTTCAATAGACCTCTCAATATGGCCAAGGCTGTCTATTCGATTGCAGATAAAGCCCAAGAAAATACGCAATCGGCAGGCGGAAGACCTTACGGTGTGGGGCTTTTAGTGGCAGGTGTGGATGAGACAGGTCCTCATTTATATGAGTTCCAGCCTTCTGGTTCAGTGCTTGAGTATTTTGGAGCCGCCATTGGTGCCAGATCTCAGGCTGCAAGGACTTTTTTGGAGGATAAATTCAAGGAATTCCCAGATGCTTCTAGAGATAAGTTGATTGAATATGGATTGACAGCATTGAGAGATACTTTAGCTCAAGATAAAGAACTCAATTTGCACAATACTACAGTGGCTGTGGTTGGTAAGGATGAGCCATTCACAGTgtatgatgatgaggatgttGAGAAGTATTTGGGTATGTTAGATTCGTTGACGAACAAGAGGCATAGAGATGAGGGTGAGGGTGAGGGTGAGGGTGAGGGTGAGAGCGAAGGCGAAGGCGGCGAAGGTGCCGAAGCCACTGGCGCTGCTGAAACCACTGACGCCGCTGAAACCACTGACGCTGCCGAAACCACAGAGACCACCCAAGTCACGACAGACACAATGGATACTGATTAA
- a CDS encoding uncharacterized protein (CAZy:GH47) translates to MLKPKWSPTKETPLPLYYKDKRIAHKGTIYSNFKAIVTRSKHKKMLFRAFITSLILYGILYFYSIIPCSEESQQPLGLWDRRKNEVRQTFLDSWHDYMRHGWGKDIYRPVSQRGRNMGPVPLGWIIVDSLDTLQLMECKQEFSDARAWVQYELDYEKFDHNINTFETTIRMIGGLLSTYYLTEDDLFLEKATHLANKLSGAFDSDSGIPYASVNLQRGDGIPAPSGSSTAEAASLQLEFKYLAKVTGEKLYWEQVEKVMKVLDDNHPEGGLAPIFVDPDTGKFKGHLIRLGSRGDSYYEYLLKQHLQTGESVYLDMYQESYAGIKKYLVNRSYPNGLTFIGERPNGLDGPLDNKMDHLVCFIGGLFALGATEGETVAEIQKQHRWDASRAEQMELAREMGKTCYRMYHDIEATGLAPEIVVFNTDPSTDKDYYIKANDRHNLQRPETVETLYYLYKITGDEKYREWGYEIFKNFIKYTKVPAGKGKDDKTRYTSLGDVTVNPPVLRDNMESFWLAETLKYLYLLFDDDSKPKWDIRNVVYNTEAHPLPKFDLIGTGLRTGWRRSEPDQGSMDSLRIKTVENGGLLRNQEVSADDGEELEEGADPKSSRKFIKYTGEHIEDSVDAEKDNKRVADEMKENNEIPKSKQPIAKQLDEQVKEIQGEENNEEFNGENLEHAQELKHEDEQRDESQDEHQDENQDEHPDENQDEHQDENQDEHQDEHQDEHQDENQDEHQDERRDENQDEHQDENQDEHQDENQDEHQDERRDENQDEHQDENQDEHQDENQDEHQDEHQDEHQDENQDESADVEANKEFAGNINEVMLEAKHEVAQPLDQQVQQVNEDASNDQ, encoded by the coding sequence ATGCTTAAACCAAAGTGGTCGCCCACCAAGGAAACACCGCTTCCGCTGTACTACAAGGACAAACGCATTGCGCATAAGGGCACCATATATTCTAATTTCAAGGCCATTGTCACTCGGTCCAAGCATAAGAAGATGCTCTTTAGGGCCTTTATCACCTCCCTGATTCTCTATGGAATTCTCTATTTCTACTCGATAATTCCCTGCTCAGAGGAGTCTCAGCAACCTCTGGGTCTGTGggatagaagaaaaaatgagGTTAGGCAGACTTTCCTTGATTCCTGGCATGACTACATGCGCCACGGATGGGGTaaagatatatatagaCCTGTTTctcaaagaggaagaaacatGGGTCCTGTTCCACTAGGCTGGATCATCGTCGATTCTTTAGATACCCTTCAGTTGATGGAATGTAAGCAGGAGTTTTCCGATGCCCGTGCTTGGGTTCAATACGAGTTGGATTATGAGAAGTTTGACCATAATATCAACACTTTCGAAACCACTATCCGTATGATTGGTGGTCTATTGTCCACCTATTATCTCACCGAGGATGACTtatttcttgaaaaggCTACTCATTTGGCTAACAAGCTTTCTGGTGCTTTTGATTCCGATTCTGGTATCCCCTATGCCTCTGTCAACTTGCAACGTGGTGATGGAATACCTGCTCCTTCCGGTTCTTCCACCGCTGAAGCTGCTTCTTTACAGCTTGAGTTCAAATATTTGGCCAAAGTTACTGGAGAAAAACTGTACTGGGAGCAGGTGGAAAAGGTGATGAAAGTTCTCGACGACAATCATCCCGAAGGCGGTTTGGCTCCTATCTTTGTCGACCCAGATACCGGTAAATTCAAGGGCCATCTAATTCGTCTTGGCTCTAGGGGTGACTCCTACTATGAGTATCTTCTTAAACAACATTTGCAAACCGGCGAAAGCGTTTACTTGGATATGTATCAGGAGAGTTATGCTGGAATTAAGAAGTATCTTGTGAACAGATCTTATCCTAACGGTCTTACATTCATTGGTGAGAGACCCAATGGACTTGACGGTCCATTGGACAACAAGATGGATCATTTGGTGTGTTTCATCGGAGGTTTGTTTGCCTTGGGCGCAACTGAGGGAGAGACCGTTGCTGAAATACAAAAGCAGCATCGTTGGGATGCCTCTCGTGCTGAGCAAATGGAACTTGCTCGTGAAATGGGTAAGACTTGCTACCGTATGTATCACGATATCGAGGCCACTGGATTGGCCCCAGAAATTGTTGTTTTCAATACTGATCCAAGCACAGACAAGGATTATTACATCAAGGCCAATGACAGACACAATCTACAACGGCCAGAAACTGTTGAGACGTTGTACTACCTCTATAAGATTACTGGAGATGAAAAGTATCGTGAATGGGGTTAtgaaatcttcaagaacttcatcaaGTACACTAAGGTTCCTGCTGGGAAGGGAAAGGATGATAAAACTCGTTACACCTCTTTGGGGGATGTGACGGTAAATCCTCCTGTTCTCAGGGATAATATGGAGTCATTCTGGCTTGCAGAGACTTTGAAGTACTTGTACTTGttatttgatgatgatagcAAGCCTAAATGGGACATTCGTAACGTTGTGTATAACACAGAGGCTCATCCATTGCCTAAATTTGATCTCATAGGCACTGGATTAAGGACaggatggagaagaagcgAGCCTGATCAAGGATCCATGGACTCTTTGAGGATTAAGACGGTTGAAAATGGAGGACTACTTAGAAACCAAGAAGTTTCTGCAGATGACGGAGAAGAACTGGAAGAAGGTGCCGATCCAAAATCCAGTAGAAAGTTTATCAAATATACGGGAGAGCACATAGAAGATAGCGTGGACGCAGAGAAAGATAATAAGCGTGTTGCTGATgaaatgaaggagaataaTGAAATACCAAAGTCGAAGCAACCGATTGCCAAGCAATTAGATGAACAAGTTAAGGAGattcaaggagaagagaataatGAGGAATTTAATGGGGAGAATTTGGAGCACGCACAGGAGCTCAAGCACGAAGATGAGCAGCGGGATGAAAGTCAGGATGAACACCAGGATGAAAACCAGGATGAACACCCGGATGAAAATCAAGATGAACACCAGGATGAAAATCAGGATGAACACCAGGATGAACACCAGGATGAACATCAAGACGAAAATCAGGATGAACATCAAGACGAACGTCGGGATGAAAATCAGGATGAACACCAAGACGAAAATCAGGATGAACATCAAGACGAAAATCAGGATGAACATCAAGACGAACGTCGGGATGAAAATCAGGATGAACACCAAGACGAAAATCAGGATGAACATCAAGACGAAAATCAGGATGAACACCAAGACGAACACCAAGACGAACACCAGGATGAAAACCAGGATGAAAGCGcagatgttgaagcaaATAAAGAGTTTGCAGGAAATATCAATGAAGTGATGCTCGAGGCTAAGCATGAGGTTGCTCAACCTTTAGACCAACAGGTACAGCAGGTAAACGAGGATGCATCTAACGATCAATAA